Proteins encoded by one window of bacterium:
- the rplU gene encoding 50S ribosomal protein L21, producing the protein MYAVIQTGGKQYRVNQGDIIKVEKLAADVGSKVDFDHVLLVGEGPEVKVGSPTVAGAMVSGTVVEQDRHRKIIVFKMKRRKGYRRKQGHRQDYTGVRIETISG; encoded by the coding sequence ATGTATGCAGTTATACAGACCGGCGGTAAACAGTATCGCGTCAACCAGGGCGACATCATCAAGGTGGAAAAACTGGCCGCCGACGTCGGATCAAAGGTGGATTTCGACCATGTTCTCCTCGTGGGTGAGGGGCCTGAGGTCAAGGTAGGGAGCCCGACAGTGGCCGGCGCCATGGTTTCCGGCACCGTGGTCGAACAGGACCGCCACCGGAAGATCATCGTCTTCAAGATGAAACGGCGCAAAGGTTACCGGCGCAAGCAGGGGCACCGCCAGGATTACACGGGTGTCCGCATCGAGACGATCTCCGGTTAA